A genomic window from Thermodesulfitimonas autotrophica includes:
- a CDS encoding RtcB family protein encodes MELKRDGLNRYRLPRHGKMRVDAVVYVNEHLLPYLREDKSLEQLMHAACLPGVVEPVIGMPDIHEGFGLPIGGVMAVAPDGVISCGAVGMDINCGVRLIRSDLLARDFDKPLLRRLMERIEDYVPTGVGKKGKHKGLTAHIFEDVAHRGVQAVIEAGFGAPGHLEYIEEEGCLPGADIAAVSREACARGSVQLGTLGGGNHFIEIQEVTDVYDPELAARFGLFRGQLTVMIHTGSRGFGHQICTDYTKRLAAVAPKYGIELPSKGLAAAPIDSREGQDYYKAMACAVNFAFANRQIIMTDVVRAFGDVLGFSAEAIGMRPVYDVAHNIAKWEKHYGRRLLVHRKGATRALCAGHPANPPVYRDTGHPAVVPGSMGTASYVLVGTEKAAETFFSVNHGAGRLLSRTAAEKKITREEFERAMGEVLYNTRNYREVVDEAPLAYKDIEQVVETLVAVGITKKVVRMRPLAVIKGKD; translated from the coding sequence ATGGAGCTGAAAAGAGACGGCCTTAACCGTTACCGCTTGCCGCGCCACGGGAAAATGCGGGTGGACGCGGTTGTTTACGTAAACGAGCATCTCCTGCCGTATTTGCGGGAGGATAAATCGTTGGAGCAGCTGATGCACGCGGCCTGTTTGCCTGGGGTGGTGGAGCCGGTAATCGGGATGCCCGATATTCACGAAGGGTTTGGGCTCCCGATTGGCGGCGTGATGGCTGTAGCGCCGGACGGCGTGATCTCCTGCGGCGCGGTGGGTATGGATATCAACTGCGGGGTGCGGCTCATCCGCAGCGACCTTTTGGCCCGGGATTTCGATAAGCCGCTTCTCCGCCGGCTGATGGAGCGGATCGAGGATTACGTGCCGACGGGCGTAGGGAAAAAAGGAAAACACAAGGGATTGACGGCGCACATCTTCGAGGACGTGGCCCACAGGGGCGTGCAGGCGGTGATCGAGGCGGGTTTCGGCGCGCCGGGACACTTAGAGTACATCGAGGAAGAGGGTTGTCTCCCTGGGGCCGACATCGCGGCCGTTTCCCGCGAAGCCTGCGCGCGCGGCTCCGTGCAGTTAGGGACGCTTGGCGGCGGTAACCACTTCATTGAGATTCAGGAGGTAACCGACGTTTACGACCCGGAACTGGCAGCGCGCTTCGGCCTTTTTCGCGGCCAGCTCACGGTAATGATTCATACGGGTAGCCGGGGCTTCGGCCACCAAATCTGCACCGACTACACGAAGCGGCTGGCAGCGGTGGCACCGAAATACGGAATTGAGCTGCCGAGCAAGGGCCTGGCGGCGGCGCCAATCGATTCGCGTGAGGGGCAGGATTACTACAAAGCAATGGCCTGCGCGGTGAATTTCGCTTTCGCTAACCGGCAGATCATCATGACCGATGTCGTGCGTGCCTTTGGCGATGTCCTCGGTTTTTCAGCGGAGGCCATAGGAATGCGGCCCGTTTACGATGTCGCCCATAATATTGCGAAGTGGGAAAAACACTACGGGCGGCGGCTTTTGGTCCACCGCAAGGGTGCTACCCGCGCGCTTTGCGCCGGCCACCCGGCAAACCCACCGGTTTACCGGGATACGGGCCACCCAGCGGTGGTCCCCGGAAGTATGGGGACGGCTTCCTACGTGCTAGTGGGGACGGAAAAGGCTGCGGAAACCTTCTTCTCCGTCAACCACGGCGCGGGCAGGCTCCTTTCCCGGACGGCCGCGGAGAAGAAGATTACCCGCGAAGAATTCGAACGGGCGATGGGCGAGGTGCTCTATAACACGCGAAACTACAGGGAAGTGGTCGACGAGGCGCCGCTGGCCTACAAGGATATCGAGCAGGTAGTCGAGACTCTGGTTGCCGTGGGGATCACCAAAAAGGTGGTCCGGATGCGCCCGCTTGCGGTTATTAAGGGCAAGGATTAG
- a CDS encoding CCA tRNA nucleotidyltransferase, whose product MPVEKVLQLLEESGFQAFVVGGAVRDILLGRAPREYDVATDARPEELLRLAQRFRLKAYPKGAAFGVISFLVDGMEIEVATFRAEVYGADAHRPEKVDFLSRLEEDLARRDFTVNAMAFDRQGQLHDPFGGREDLSRGILRAVGDPDERFREDALRPFRACRFAAEYGFQVEEGTCAAIVRARDRVAGLSVERIREELERILLSPHPARGFALLRETGLLSTRCRARTAGKEETVPVLPELARLYGVPQNPRYHAYDVWEHTMRVVELIPPDTALRWAALLHDIAKGMPGVRTLNKRGELADYRHEQVGSLMAKEILGRLRVSTTCARRVVWLIRHHMTFPPAKEANVVKWLRRLSPDFKDREELAGAVTQLLTLREADLRGGKVRPEERLAENERLRVLVADILMRVPLYPADLALSGRVVARYLGEGPQVKRVLDDLLQRVQEGSLPNEAEALEKALTGTESYKRFLVHKENGRARRRV is encoded by the coding sequence GTGCCGGTAGAGAAAGTCCTACAGCTTCTTGAAGAATCGGGTTTTCAGGCTTTTGTTGTCGGCGGGGCCGTCCGGGATATTTTACTCGGGCGCGCGCCCCGGGAGTACGACGTGGCGACAGACGCCCGTCCGGAGGAACTTTTGCGCTTGGCCCAAAGGTTCCGGCTGAAAGCGTATCCCAAAGGCGCCGCTTTCGGGGTCATTTCCTTTCTTGTTGACGGCATGGAGATCGAAGTGGCTACCTTCCGGGCCGAGGTTTACGGGGCGGACGCCCACCGGCCCGAGAAGGTAGATTTTCTTTCGCGGCTGGAAGAGGATCTCGCCCGGCGGGATTTCACCGTGAACGCCATGGCCTTCGACCGCCAGGGGCAGCTTCACGACCCCTTCGGCGGGCGGGAGGATCTGTCCCGGGGGATTTTGCGCGCCGTCGGGGATCCGGACGAGCGCTTTCGGGAAGACGCCCTGCGCCCGTTTCGTGCCTGCCGGTTTGCGGCGGAGTACGGCTTTCAGGTAGAGGAGGGCACCTGCGCGGCGATTGTCCGTGCCCGCGACCGGGTGGCGGGCTTATCTGTGGAGCGGATTAGGGAGGAGCTAGAGCGGATCCTTTTAAGCCCGCATCCCGCCCGCGGCTTTGCCCTCCTCCGGGAAACGGGCCTTCTGTCAACAAGGTGCCGGGCACGGACGGCGGGAAAAGAAGAAACGGTCCCCGTACTGCCGGAGTTGGCCCGGCTTTACGGCGTGCCGCAAAATCCGCGCTACCACGCCTACGACGTTTGGGAGCACACCATGCGCGTGGTTGAGTTAATCCCGCCGGACACGGCTTTACGGTGGGCGGCGTTGCTCCACGATATCGCGAAAGGAATGCCCGGCGTGCGGACACTCAACAAACGGGGGGAACTTGCGGACTACCGTCACGAGCAGGTGGGAAGCCTGATGGCGAAAGAAATCTTGGGCCGCCTGCGGGTGAGTACGACCTGCGCGCGGCGCGTCGTTTGGCTCATCCGGCACCATATGACTTTTCCACCGGCGAAGGAAGCAAACGTAGTGAAGTGGCTGCGGCGCTTATCCCCCGATTTTAAGGACCGGGAGGAGTTGGCGGGCGCGGTCACGCAGCTTTTGACCCTGCGGGAAGCGGATTTGCGCGGCGGTAAGGTCCGGCCTGAGGAGCGTCTGGCGGAAAACGAACGGTTACGGGTTCTGGTGGCGGATATCTTAATGCGGGTGCCGCTTTACCCGGCAGACCTGGCGCTCAGCGGCCGGGTCGTGGCCCGTTATTTAGGCGAGGGCCCGCAGGTGAAGCGGGTGCTTGACGACCTGCTCCAGCGGGTTCAGGAAGGAAGCCTGCCAAACGAGGCGGAAGCGCTGGAAAAGGCGCTGACCGGAACGGAAAGTTATAAAAGATTTCTTGTCCACAAGGAGAATGGCCGGGCACGTCGAAGAGTGTAG
- a CDS encoding LysM peptidoglycan-binding domain-containing C40 family peptidase has translation MVFACSGQLLKRIFRRLRQLSSMVAVATTLSLLTTVSTFPPPAFAAPGYYTVKQGDSLWVIARRCGTSVAALKQANNLRSEALKPGQVLRIPRPQGTPGQTARARAAARRAPLPARSGDDIHDLLTYARSLLGIRYRWAGESPATGFDCSGFTKHVFGRFGVALPHSAAAQYSCGVPVARAELMPGDLLFFHTSGSGIDHAAIYCGDGRFIHASSCGGCVRVDALTEPYWSSHLVGARRLLEVKR, from the coding sequence TTGGTTTTTGCGTGTTCCGGCCAGCTTTTAAAGCGGATTTTCCGGCGGCTGCGACAACTTTCTTCTATGGTAGCGGTTGCCACAACACTTTCCCTCCTAACGACAGTATCTACTTTTCCCCCACCAGCGTTTGCGGCGCCAGGTTACTACACCGTCAAACAGGGCGACTCTCTCTGGGTGATTGCCCGGCGTTGTGGCACCAGCGTGGCGGCGCTCAAGCAGGCGAATAACCTGCGCTCAGAGGCGCTCAAACCCGGACAGGTGCTCCGGATTCCGCGACCCCAAGGGACTCCGGGGCAGACGGCAAGAGCCAGAGCGGCAGCACGCCGGGCGCCGCTTCCGGCACGCTCCGGCGACGATATTCACGACCTTCTTACTTACGCTCGTTCTCTCCTCGGGATCCGCTACCGCTGGGCAGGAGAGAGCCCCGCGACCGGGTTTGATTGCTCCGGCTTTACGAAACACGTTTTCGGCCGGTTTGGTGTGGCCCTGCCTCATTCGGCTGCTGCCCAGTACTCCTGCGGTGTTCCGGTGGCGCGCGCGGAACTCATGCCGGGAGATCTTCTCTTCTTCCACACTTCAGGCTCCGGTATCGATCATGCGGCGATCTACTGTGGCGACGGACGCTTCATCCATGCCAGTTCTTGTGGTGGTTGCGTGCGGGTGGACGCGCTTACTGAGCCTTACTGGAGTTCCCACCTTGTCGGTGCGCGGCGTCTTCTGGAGGTAAAAAGGTAG
- a CDS encoding ATP-binding protein yields the protein MRLGIKGKLMAAVSLIMLAALSVLGIRTYYESRKVLEQELVGRLEVELEYWAHRAVEHRIADIKERTLYLANLPEVRELLSGVPGGRAPQSAVNRFSAAVNEGFAAEPALVRVVVARADGREVWRGEQGGAASAPAKPWRECVCFQEAVEPGAGTRATANIHLVPDKKTGAMRPFLCTVAPVLGEGRTSGAVIVDTDFVALLRNSPAVIREGTIYLVDPRGRVLYRGKAGENLSGETSGTVTLKDVAPDLAALIGIKDEYFQFSDAGHLHGFIRVYLNRPYDNHYFTVAYSVPRRVLLEGLGRVTDIFVLTGLAVFLVSLFAVGLLAGAVARPVAQLATVADRVAAGDLAVKVGEMARRDEVGRLYQSFNRMVTALREAQSRAEEKKARLLEAAGEAAVDVTRNLSIPVILEKLVQSVVRVVEADCACLHLRSEEGGTDFFAAGEGSRECAVMGKAGGGGLAAMVFEKGDIVRLTEADIAFSSCRPLRAITAFLGVPVFGDGRVIGALCIGSSKRAITEADEAAVRLLAAHAGVALSNARLHQEVLAMAEDLERRVEERTRELKEINMELERANRLKSEFLAMMSHELRTPLNTIIGFTDVLLSDSFPDMPEKAREYLRDIMESGEHLLSLINDILDLAKIEAGKEKLYLEEIPVADFIRGTVLLFREKAAKHGIQVEVSTEGVSGWVLDGRKFRQILFNLLSNAFKFTPDGGKVGVEAKIEGNVLAVTVWDTGIGIPEEDLPRLFKPFEQLDSSLARHYSGTGLGLAMVKKLAELHGGTVSVQSEVGKGSRFTVYFPLLAYAREDLDVDQTYH from the coding sequence ATGCGCTTAGGGATTAAGGGCAAACTCATGGCGGCTGTTTCGCTAATCATGTTGGCTGCCCTTTCCGTTCTCGGCATCCGGACCTACTACGAGAGTAGAAAGGTCCTGGAGCAAGAACTTGTCGGCCGGCTGGAAGTGGAGCTTGAGTACTGGGCGCACCGGGCGGTAGAGCACCGGATTGCGGATATCAAGGAGCGAACCCTTTACCTTGCCAACCTTCCCGAAGTGAGGGAACTCTTAAGCGGCGTGCCAGGTGGCCGTGCGCCCCAGAGCGCCGTGAACCGCTTTTCGGCGGCGGTAAATGAGGGTTTTGCAGCGGAACCTGCGCTGGTGAGGGTGGTTGTGGCGCGGGCGGACGGCAGGGAGGTCTGGCGCGGTGAACAAGGCGGCGCTGCTTCCGCCCCGGCGAAACCGTGGCGCGAGTGTGTTTGCTTTCAGGAAGCGGTGGAACCGGGTGCCGGGACGAGGGCAACCGCCAACATCCACTTAGTGCCGGATAAGAAAACAGGCGCTATGCGGCCCTTCCTCTGCACCGTGGCACCGGTCCTTGGAGAAGGCCGGACTTCCGGGGCCGTGATTGTGGATACGGATTTTGTCGCGCTGCTGCGGAATTCTCCTGCCGTTATCCGGGAGGGCACTATTTACCTTGTTGACCCGAGAGGGAGGGTTCTGTACCGGGGGAAGGCCGGCGAAAACCTCTCGGGGGAGACTTCGGGAACGGTTACTCTTAAGGATGTGGCGCCGGACCTTGCAGCGCTTATCGGCATAAAAGATGAGTATTTTCAGTTTTCCGATGCCGGCCACCTTCACGGCTTTATCCGCGTTTACCTCAACCGGCCCTACGACAACCATTATTTCACCGTCGCTTACAGCGTTCCGCGCCGGGTTCTCTTAGAAGGTCTCGGCCGGGTTACCGATATTTTTGTCCTGACCGGCTTGGCGGTCTTTTTGGTTTCCCTGTTCGCTGTAGGACTCTTGGCGGGTGCGGTGGCGCGGCCGGTAGCCCAGTTGGCAACGGTGGCGGACCGCGTAGCGGCGGGTGACCTTGCGGTAAAGGTGGGGGAGATGGCCCGCCGGGACGAAGTCGGGAGGCTTTACCAGAGTTTTAACCGGATGGTAACGGCCCTGCGGGAAGCGCAGAGCCGCGCGGAGGAGAAAAAGGCCCGGCTCCTCGAGGCGGCAGGGGAGGCGGCCGTTGACGTTACCCGTAACCTTTCGATTCCGGTAATCCTGGAAAAATTAGTCCAGTCGGTCGTGCGGGTTGTCGAGGCCGATTGTGCCTGCCTGCATCTCAGATCTGAAGAGGGAGGGACAGATTTCTTCGCGGCGGGGGAGGGAAGCCGGGAGTGTGCGGTAATGGGTAAAGCGGGGGGAGGGGGCTTAGCGGCGATGGTTTTCGAAAAAGGGGACATTGTTCGGCTGACCGAAGCGGATATTGCGTTCTCCTCTTGCCGGCCGCTCCGCGCCATCACGGCCTTTTTGGGGGTGCCGGTTTTCGGGGATGGCCGGGTAATCGGGGCGCTCTGTATCGGGAGCTCTAAGAGAGCAATAACGGAGGCGGACGAGGCGGCGGTCAGGCTCCTTGCGGCCCACGCCGGTGTGGCGCTCAGCAACGCGCGGCTCCACCAGGAGGTCCTGGCTATGGCCGAGGACCTGGAGCGGCGCGTGGAGGAGCGGACGCGGGAGCTCAAAGAGATAAATATGGAGCTCGAGCGGGCGAACCGGCTTAAAAGCGAATTCCTGGCCATGATGAGCCATGAACTACGGACGCCGCTTAATACGATCATTGGTTTCACCGATGTCCTCCTCAGCGATTCCTTCCCCGACATGCCGGAGAAAGCGAGGGAGTACCTCCGGGACATTATGGAAAGCGGGGAACACCTCCTCTCTTTGATTAACGATATCCTGGATCTGGCGAAGATTGAGGCCGGGAAAGAAAAACTTTACCTTGAGGAGATACCCGTAGCTGATTTTATCAGGGGAACGGTGCTGCTCTTTCGGGAGAAGGCAGCTAAGCACGGCATTCAGGTGGAGGTTTCAACCGAAGGCGTGTCGGGGTGGGTCCTGGACGGGCGGAAGTTCCGGCAGATCCTCTTCAATTTGTTGTCGAATGCCTTCAAATTCACACCCGACGGCGGTAAAGTAGGTGTAGAGGCAAAAATTGAGGGTAACGTGCTTGCGGTCACGGTTTGGGATACCGGTATCGGTATTCCGGAAGAAGACTTGCCGCGGCTTTTCAAGCCTTTTGAGCAGCTCGACAGTTCTCTTGCCCGCCATTATTCAGGTACTGGGCTCGGCCTGGCAATGGTGAAAAAACTGGCGGAACTGCACGGCGGTACGGTAAGCGTCCAGAGCGAGGTAGGGAAGGGAAGCCGGTTCACCGTTTACTTCCCGCTTCTTGCCTATGCGCGCGAGGACCTGGACGTTGACCAGACATATCATTGA
- a CDS encoding response regulator: protein MKKILVIDDDAKARKLYRVILEQAGYVIWEAPGAPEGIRLAETEKVDLIILDIHLPEMDGISAVRILKAYGPTKHIPVVVVTALAMPGDREMVLAAGADAYLAKPIKRNELLQVVRDFLEGERKVAE from the coding sequence ATGAAAAAGATCCTGGTGATCGACGATGACGCGAAAGCCAGGAAGCTTTACCGGGTTATTCTCGAACAAGCGGGCTATGTAATTTGGGAGGCACCCGGGGCTCCGGAAGGAATTCGGTTGGCAGAAACAGAAAAAGTTGATTTGATAATTCTTGACATTCATCTTCCGGAGATGGACGGTATTTCCGCAGTCCGGATTCTGAAGGCGTACGGGCCGACCAAGCATATCCCCGTAGTGGTAGTTACGGCCCTGGCAATGCCCGGTGACCGGGAGATGGTGCTTGCGGCAGGGGCCGATGCCTACCTGGCCAAGCCGATTAAGAGGAACGAGCTGTTGCAGGTGGTGCGGGACTTCTTAGAGGGTGAAAGGAAGGTTGCAGAATGA
- a CDS encoding HD-GYP domain-containing protein, whose amino-acid sequence MKVRQPLVLLVDDEEKALKLYEVMLAQEGVAIAKATDGQMALELFRRLKPDVVVLDIMMPGMDGFEVCQRIRALPEGVNVPILIVSAIGDRKSRIKGLALGASDFLDKPVDKAEFVTRLSNLLRVKEYQDFLQDQSIMLERLVRQRTAELFRTHEELKRSYYEILYRLAVVAEYRDGDTARHISRIGLYTQVIAEALGLSPQEVELLSLASPMHDIGKVGIPDRILLKPGRLTPEEFEVVKAHTTIGARILAGSNSDVIRAAEEIALSHHERYDGSGYPNGLRGEQIPLAGRIVMLADIYDALRSERPYKPAFDRETTRRIILEGDGRTKPEHFDPEVLDVFRKVEPTLHEIYESYRGKELTAFQEIYRVLPEYKES is encoded by the coding sequence ATGAAAGTCAGGCAGCCGTTGGTCCTTTTGGTGGATGATGAAGAAAAGGCGCTCAAACTCTACGAGGTAATGCTGGCTCAGGAGGGCGTCGCTATAGCTAAAGCAACGGACGGTCAAATGGCGCTCGAACTTTTCCGGCGGCTGAAACCCGATGTGGTTGTGCTGGATATTATGATGCCGGGAATGGATGGTTTCGAGGTTTGCCAGCGGATCAGGGCGTTGCCTGAAGGCGTTAATGTCCCCATCCTGATTGTTTCCGCAATCGGTGACCGAAAATCCCGGATTAAGGGGCTGGCTCTCGGCGCCAGCGATTTTCTCGATAAGCCAGTAGACAAGGCGGAGTTCGTAACGCGGCTTAGTAACCTGCTCCGGGTCAAGGAGTACCAGGATTTTCTCCAGGACCAGAGCATCATGTTAGAGAGGCTGGTCCGGCAGCGCACGGCGGAGCTCTTCCGAACGCACGAGGAGTTGAAGCGGAGTTACTACGAAATCCTTTACCGCCTGGCGGTTGTGGCCGAGTACCGGGATGGCGATACGGCCCGCCACATCAGCCGGATAGGGCTTTACACTCAGGTGATTGCGGAGGCGCTCGGGCTCTCGCCCCAGGAAGTGGAGCTTTTATCGTTGGCCAGTCCGATGCACGATATCGGCAAGGTGGGGATCCCCGACAGGATTCTCCTGAAACCGGGCCGGCTCACGCCGGAGGAATTTGAGGTGGTGAAAGCGCATACTACTATCGGGGCGCGGATTCTGGCCGGGAGCAACTCGGATGTCATCCGGGCGGCAGAGGAGATTGCGTTGAGCCACCACGAGCGTTACGACGGCTCGGGTTACCCGAACGGCTTGCGGGGTGAACAGATACCCCTTGCGGGGCGGATTGTGATGCTGGCCGACATTTACGATGCCTTACGGAGTGAGCGTCCTTATAAGCCTGCTTTCGACCGGGAGACTACCCGGCGCATTATTTTAGAGGGAGACGGAAGGACGAAGCCGGAGCATTTCGATCCGGAGGTGCTCGATGTTTTCCGTAAGGTTGAGCCTACACTCCACGAGATTTACGAGAGTTACCGGGGTAAAGAGCTTACGGCATTCCAGGAGATTTACCGCGTTTTGCCGGAATATAAAGAGTCTTAG
- a CDS encoding histone deacetylase family protein has product MDVGLVYDPAYLRHGAGWHVECPERLTETLAVLEEKGIWKKIEAIKPRAATAAEVALVHSSAYIERVEAFCRAGGGHLDPDTFANAASYEVALLAVGGALTAVEAVMAGEVHRAFALVRPPGHHALPDRAMGFCLFNNVAVAARYAAQKYGLGRILIVDWDYHHGNGTEAVFYEDPGVLYFSVHSATGYPGTGWAERVGEGAGAGFNINVPLPNVTGDVDMRYVFEQILLPVAAVYRPELVLVSAGQDGYRGDPIAGMNLTPDGYREMAVLVRWVADEYAAGRLVGVLEGGYDLRGLGECVAAVLTAWLEGAAATVVQAREKVPVARVHPQIAAAVAAVKEVHRPFWSVLQT; this is encoded by the coding sequence ATGGACGTAGGACTCGTTTACGACCCAGCTTACCTGCGCCACGGGGCTGGCTGGCACGTGGAGTGCCCGGAGCGGCTGACCGAAACGCTTGCGGTGCTTGAAGAGAAGGGAATCTGGAAGAAGATAGAGGCGATTAAACCCCGCGCGGCAACCGCGGCAGAAGTAGCGTTGGTCCATTCTTCCGCTTACATTGAGCGGGTTGAAGCCTTTTGCCGGGCGGGTGGTGGCCACCTCGATCCGGACACCTTTGCCAACGCGGCGAGTTACGAGGTGGCGTTGCTGGCGGTGGGCGGGGCGCTTACCGCGGTCGAGGCGGTGATGGCGGGTGAGGTGCACCGGGCGTTCGCGCTGGTGCGGCCGCCGGGACACCATGCGCTGCCGGACCGGGCGATGGGGTTCTGTCTCTTCAACAACGTGGCGGTAGCGGCCCGCTACGCGGCCCAGAAATACGGCCTGGGGCGGATTCTGATCGTGGACTGGGATTACCACCACGGTAACGGCACCGAGGCGGTATTTTACGAAGATCCGGGCGTCCTTTACTTTTCGGTACACAGCGCGACCGGGTACCCCGGGACGGGGTGGGCCGAGCGCGTGGGTGAGGGCGCCGGGGCCGGGTTCAACATCAACGTGCCGCTCCCCAACGTTACTGGGGATGTTGACATGCGGTATGTTTTTGAGCAGATCCTTCTCCCGGTGGCAGCAGTATACCGGCCGGAGTTGGTTTTGGTTTCGGCCGGGCAGGATGGCTACCGGGGCGACCCGATTGCGGGCATGAACCTGACCCCGGACGGCTACAGGGAGATGGCGGTGCTGGTGCGGTGGGTGGCCGATGAGTACGCAGCGGGGCGGCTGGTGGGCGTTCTTGAAGGAGGGTACGATCTCCGGGGCCTTGGGGAGTGCGTGGCGGCGGTTCTGACGGCTTGGTTGGAAGGTGCGGCGGCCACCGTGGTGCAGGCGCGGGAGAAAGTGCCGGTCGCCCGCGTGCACCCGCAGATAGCGGCTGCCGTGGCCGCTGTAAAGGAGGTGCACCGGCCTTTTTGGTCGGTTTTGCAAACGTAA
- the aroF gene encoding 3-deoxy-7-phosphoheptulonate synthase — translation MIVVMQKGASRGEIVAVEERLRDLGFQTHPIYGVERTVIGAIGDKRDSHFEVILNLPGVERIVPILRPYKLVAREVKPETTAVRAGRVTIGGAEVVVIAGPCAVENELQLITAAKAVKEAGAHILRGGAFKPRTSPYSFQGLEEEGLKLLARAREATGLPVVTEVVDTRDVELVARYADILQVGARNMQNFRLLREVGQAKKPVLLKRGLAATVEEWLMAAEYIAAAGNHEIILCERGIRTFETSLRNTLDVSAIPLVKELSHLPVIVDPSHATGNYRLVTPLARAAVAAGADGLMVEVHPDPARALCDGPQSLTPARFAALMEEIGRVAVAVGRVAREADGKVKKQAGG, via the coding sequence GTGATCGTGGTGATGCAAAAAGGAGCGAGCCGGGGAGAAATCGTGGCGGTGGAGGAGCGGCTGCGGGATCTTGGTTTTCAAACCCATCCGATATACGGGGTAGAGCGAACGGTTATCGGGGCCATCGGGGATAAACGAGATAGTCATTTCGAAGTGATTCTAAACTTGCCGGGTGTGGAGCGCATTGTCCCCATTTTGCGGCCTTACAAGCTCGTGGCGCGGGAGGTAAAGCCGGAAACTACCGCCGTTCGGGCAGGACGCGTAACCATCGGCGGCGCGGAAGTGGTGGTAATTGCGGGGCCCTGCGCCGTGGAGAACGAGCTCCAGCTGATCACGGCGGCCAAAGCGGTGAAAGAGGCCGGCGCCCACATCCTGCGTGGCGGCGCGTTTAAGCCGCGCACCTCGCCTTATTCCTTCCAGGGGTTGGAGGAAGAGGGACTTAAACTCCTCGCGCGCGCCCGGGAAGCTACCGGCTTGCCGGTGGTGACCGAGGTTGTGGATACCCGGGACGTCGAGCTTGTGGCCCGCTACGCGGACATTTTGCAGGTCGGCGCCCGGAACATGCAGAATTTCCGGTTGCTCCGCGAAGTGGGGCAAGCGAAAAAGCCCGTGCTTTTAAAGCGCGGCCTGGCGGCTACGGTGGAAGAGTGGCTGATGGCGGCCGAATATATTGCCGCCGCGGGGAACCACGAAATCATCCTCTGCGAGCGGGGCATCCGAACTTTTGAGACCAGCCTGCGGAATACGCTGGACGTGAGCGCTATCCCCCTGGTGAAAGAGCTCTCGCACCTGCCGGTCATCGTTGACCCGAGCCATGCGACCGGGAACTACCGGCTGGTTACCCCTTTGGCGCGGGCGGCTGTAGCGGCTGGGGCCGACGGCTTGATGGTAGAAGTTCATCCAGACCCCGCCCGGGCGCTTTGTGATGGGCCGCAATCTTTGACCCCCGCCCGTTTTGCCGCTCTGATGGAGGAAATAGGCCGGGTTGCGGTGGCGGTAGGGCGGGTTGCGCGGGAGGCTGACGGCAAGGTTAAAAAGCAGGCTGGCGGGTAG
- a CDS encoding ferredoxin, protein MARIPYIETSECQACGTCEAVCPEVFKMDEDAGYAVVINPHGASEDCIQEAIDSCPGQCISWVEE, encoded by the coding sequence ATGGCCAGAATCCCGTACATCGAAACGAGCGAGTGTCAGGCGTGCGGCACCTGCGAGGCAGTATGCCCGGAAGTTTTCAAGATGGACGAGGATGCGGGTTACGCGGTGGTCATCAACCCGCACGGGGCAAGTGAGGATTGCATCCAGGAGGCCATCGATAGCTGCCCAGGGCAATGTATAAGCTGGGTTGAAGAGTAG
- a CDS encoding DUF1848 family protein, producing the protein MKTVVSLSRRTEPYFYAEKLAGVLTGRYPPERVHTVVIWTKFPETVLVRLRRVLAGYAQVYVHLTITGLGGTAVEPCVPPPEKVLAQIPALIEFLRDPRRLRVRPDPLVVLQRKREVVSNLVTAGAVIREAASCGVKTFSSSFVALYPKVRQRLARLGWEVVVPAAAERQRVWEELARTAAANGATLYACCVPGLPVSRCIDGALLTALHPAGERCRLDKAQGQRAECGCTHSVDLCWYTMPCPSGCLYCYANARITSCGDRRL; encoded by the coding sequence TTGAAGACGGTAGTTTCGCTTTCGCGGCGCACTGAACCCTACTTTTATGCGGAAAAGTTAGCTGGGGTGCTAACTGGCCGCTACCCGCCGGAGCGCGTCCATACGGTGGTTATCTGGACGAAATTTCCAGAAACGGTGCTGGTGCGGTTGCGGCGGGTGCTGGCGGGCTACGCGCAGGTCTACGTCCACCTGACAATTACGGGGCTCGGGGGAACGGCGGTTGAACCCTGCGTGCCGCCGCCGGAGAAGGTGCTGGCCCAAATTCCCGCGCTCATCGAATTCTTAAGGGACCCGCGCCGGCTCCGGGTGCGCCCCGATCCGCTGGTGGTACTGCAGCGTAAGAGGGAGGTGGTTTCCAACCTGGTGACGGCGGGGGCGGTCATCCGCGAGGCGGCATCCTGCGGGGTGAAAACGTTTTCCTCTTCTTTTGTGGCGCTCTACCCCAAAGTGCGGCAGCGCCTCGCGCGTCTGGGCTGGGAGGTGGTGGTGCCTGCTGCGGCGGAGCGGCAGCGCGTTTGGGAGGAGCTGGCCCGGACTGCGGCGGCAAACGGCGCCACCCTTTACGCCTGTTGCGTTCCGGGCCTGCCGGTTTCCCGCTGTATTGATGGAGCTTTGCTTACAGCGCTTCACCCGGCGGGGGAAAGGTGCCGCCTTGATAAAGCGCAAGGGCAGCGGGCGGAGTGCGGCTGCACCCACTCCGTGGACCTCTGCTGGTACACGATGCCTTGCCCCTCCGGCTGCCTCTACTGCTACGCCAACGCCCGGATTACCAGTTGCGGTGACCGGCGCCTTTAA